One window from the genome of Gimesia aquarii encodes:
- a CDS encoding Gldg family protein produces MLRNNVVLAIFKRNVQSYFSGVLGYLFIVVFVVAGAFAAFNQQFFANNQANLDQLTLWYPLLLLFIIPAITMSVWADEKKMGTDELLFTLPASDVEVLLGKFFAVLAVYTIALLFSVTHIMVLLRIGNPDIGLMFTTYFGYWLAGASLLAAGMFASALTSSTTVAFVLGTAICAIPIFIGQVAPSNNLIQGLSLVTQFQDFGTGVLPLGSILYFISLAVMMLYLNRVLITRRHWSSQEQNSMGLQFLARTVSLAVILISVNVIVSYGSSRIDMTNEKVFSLSQTTKDLISKIDDKNPVTIEAFISPDVAREYVPIRKRLIGLLREYNQIGGKKLQVRFVDVVPFSKEEEEARLLNITPQQVQTERGGRAYVDTIFMGAVVKSGTDEVVIPFFNVGTPIEYELTRSIRTVSKDDRLTVGILNTDANIFGGFNMAAGGNQPPWLIVSELKKQYRVQQVSPDSPISDTEYDVLIAVLPSSLTQPQLKNLVDYVKKGKPTLICDDPLPVFGGGRGIQAAPRMPKPSPGGGMMGMRQPPPTPKADEGRLTSLLNVLQIAWNNGEVVFDYFNPHPEFSEVVRPELIFITPKSGTRGAFNLDSNITSGLQEILTFFPGSIRPRKGRDLNFEPLLRTGPNSGLLDWGEITSPFFNSIRIAQDPPRQIDSDAHVLAAHITSTPKSKEKNINVIFVADADLISNELFNIRERQAFGLKIDNVTFLLNCVDQLAGDDSYIALRKRRSKHRTLTLVERETSVFVKERNEEREKATKDAEAKLQDARDRLKAERDKIEQDKSLDNRTKQIMLRMAEENENRRLEVDEAKIEREKQQQVEKIKARTERQIREIEDRIRWYAILVPPFPAILLGICFLFFRMSNENQNISPDRRLKK; encoded by the coding sequence ATGTTGCGGAACAACGTTGTACTGGCCATCTTCAAGCGAAACGTACAAAGTTACTTTTCTGGAGTGCTGGGTTATCTGTTTATTGTCGTCTTCGTAGTTGCTGGTGCTTTTGCCGCCTTCAATCAACAATTTTTCGCGAACAACCAGGCAAATCTGGACCAACTGACTCTCTGGTACCCCTTATTGCTGCTATTCATTATCCCGGCAATTACGATGAGCGTCTGGGCTGATGAAAAGAAAATGGGCACCGATGAGTTGCTGTTTACACTCCCTGCTTCCGATGTCGAAGTCTTACTTGGCAAGTTCTTTGCAGTGCTGGCAGTCTATACGATCGCGCTCCTGTTTTCCGTCACACACATCATGGTATTATTGAGAATTGGTAATCCGGATATCGGTTTAATGTTTACCACGTACTTTGGATACTGGCTCGCCGGCGCGTCTTTACTGGCGGCAGGGATGTTTGCTTCAGCATTAACCAGTAGCACCACCGTTGCCTTTGTTCTGGGAACCGCCATCTGTGCGATCCCCATTTTTATCGGTCAGGTCGCCCCCAGTAATAATCTGATTCAGGGTTTGAGCCTTGTCACACAATTTCAAGATTTTGGTACAGGGGTCCTGCCATTAGGCTCGATCCTGTATTTCATCTCGCTGGCTGTGATGATGCTTTATTTGAACCGAGTGCTGATTACCCGCAGACACTGGAGTTCTCAAGAACAAAATTCCATGGGATTGCAATTTTTGGCTCGCACGGTTTCTCTGGCAGTCATCTTGATCAGTGTGAACGTCATCGTCTCTTATGGCAGCAGCCGTATCGACATGACCAATGAAAAAGTATTCAGTCTGTCACAAACAACCAAGGATCTGATCTCGAAAATCGATGATAAGAATCCCGTCACAATTGAAGCATTTATCAGCCCCGATGTTGCACGAGAGTATGTCCCCATTCGCAAACGCTTAATTGGCCTGTTGCGTGAATACAATCAGATCGGTGGGAAAAAATTACAGGTCCGGTTTGTTGATGTCGTACCTTTCAGTAAAGAAGAGGAAGAAGCCAGACTGCTCAATATTACTCCACAACAAGTACAAACAGAACGCGGCGGTCGTGCTTATGTCGATACGATCTTCATGGGAGCTGTCGTTAAAAGTGGTACCGATGAAGTTGTCATTCCATTCTTTAACGTGGGAACTCCCATTGAATATGAATTAACGCGTTCGATTCGTACCGTCTCCAAAGATGATCGGCTGACAGTAGGAATCCTGAATACCGATGCCAACATCTTTGGTGGATTTAATATGGCAGCAGGCGGTAACCAGCCCCCCTGGCTCATTGTCAGTGAGCTCAAGAAACAGTACCGCGTACAACAGGTTTCTCCCGACTCGCCCATTAGTGATACGGAATATGATGTATTGATTGCTGTTCTGCCTTCCTCGTTGACACAACCACAATTAAAGAATCTGGTCGACTACGTGAAAAAAGGAAAACCAACGCTGATTTGTGATGACCCACTGCCTGTCTTTGGCGGTGGTCGAGGTATTCAAGCCGCTCCACGTATGCCCAAACCCAGCCCGGGCGGAGGTATGATGGGAATGCGGCAACCTCCTCCAACCCCTAAAGCAGATGAAGGCAGATTGACCTCGCTGCTCAACGTATTACAGATTGCGTGGAATAATGGTGAAGTTGTATTCGATTATTTCAATCCTCATCCTGAATTTTCTGAAGTCGTTCGTCCTGAGTTGATTTTCATTACCCCGAAAAGTGGTACAAGGGGTGCCTTTAATTTAGACAGTAACATTACCAGTGGGTTACAGGAAATCTTGACGTTCTTCCCCGGTAGCATTCGTCCTCGTAAAGGCAGAGACCTCAATTTTGAACCGCTACTGAGAACGGGGCCGAACTCGGGACTTTTAGATTGGGGAGAAATCACCAGCCCCTTCTTCAACTCGATTAGGATTGCTCAAGATCCACCGCGGCAGATTGATTCTGACGCCCATGTGCTGGCAGCCCATATCACTTCAACACCGAAGTCAAAAGAGAAGAACATTAATGTCATCTTTGTCGCTGATGCCGACTTGATTTCTAATGAGTTATTCAATATTCGTGAACGACAGGCATTCGGCTTAAAGATTGATAATGTGACATTTTTACTTAATTGCGTCGATCAATTAGCGGGCGATGATTCCTATATTGCACTACGAAAACGTCGTTCGAAGCATCGCACACTGACGCTTGTGGAACGGGAAACCTCGGTCTTTGTTAAAGAACGTAACGAGGAACGCGAAAAAGCGACGAAAGATGCAGAAGCAAAACTGCAAGATGCCCGTGATCGTTTGAAAGCCGAGCGTGACAAAATTGAGCAGGATAAATCTCTAGACAATCGTACAAAGCAGATCATGTTACGTATGGCTGAAGAAAATGAAAATCGACGCCTGGAAGTTGATGAAGCAAAGATTGAACGGGAAAAACAGCAACAAGTTGAGAAAATCAAAGCCAGGACAGAGCGTCAGATACGTGAAATTGAGGATCGTATCCGCTGGTATGCGATTCTTGTGCCTCCCTTCCCGGCAATTCTGTTAGGAATCTGCTTTCTGTTTTTCAGAATGAGCAATGAAAACCAGAACATTTCTCCTGATCGAAGATTAAAGAAATAA
- a CDS encoding DUF4340 domain-containing protein, with the protein MNETTKTLTFVGIAAVALVAAFITDRASQPAQLTGYENVGEEFYPDFSDPTQAKSLRVVSYNEDSATLKVFNVEFKDGVWKIPSHHDYPADAEDELAETAASLVGVVRGALESRRKSDHERFGVIDPLDESNTNLKGRGQRLTLAKEGGAPLVDFIIGKEVPEQPNEYYVRKVDEDSVYRTKLNVDLSSEFSDWIEPDLLKVERDRLVEIIVNKYSIDERQRRIVNRELATLKRKKSTDPWELEGLNKETEKLNTSDVNQMINTLSDLKIQGIRPKPPGIAKELKTSGNLRLDPLDFVDLQSKGFILASDPQGNQQLVSNEGEVIVATNQGVLYSLYFGEIFTGSTLDIEAGNSAKKKEEKPKEKADASDSEEKKDSEEKEDEKTDDGALKTSRYLFVTVSFDPSFVGDPPQKPEEPQKSAGLKEKKAEDKKKVDTKPADKKEDTPKENTKKEEEKPTPEEEYEIAMKKYQSELKTYEKKLKEYDEKVVKGNEIVQKLNERFADWYYVISAKSFETLRMSRKALIEPIEKPKEESSKTTPPAGAGKPAAKNGKPAPKPNAGSRKPKPSPNKKPGPSKKESDPQPKKKPAKQPTETKESGTAKDPKAKPKGPSQPKTPQKN; encoded by the coding sequence ATGAATGAAACGACCAAAACACTGACCTTTGTAGGGATTGCTGCCGTTGCTTTAGTAGCGGCTTTCATAACTGATCGCGCATCTCAACCGGCTCAATTAACTGGCTATGAAAATGTGGGAGAGGAATTCTATCCTGATTTTTCTGATCCAACACAGGCAAAATCGTTGCGTGTTGTGAGCTACAATGAAGATTCTGCTACCCTGAAAGTCTTCAATGTCGAATTCAAAGACGGCGTTTGGAAAATCCCCTCGCATCACGATTATCCAGCTGACGCGGAAGACGAATTGGCTGAAACCGCAGCGTCACTGGTAGGCGTTGTGCGGGGTGCTTTGGAAAGCAGACGAAAAAGTGACCACGAACGCTTTGGTGTGATTGACCCGCTGGACGAATCGAATACGAATCTCAAAGGTCGCGGGCAAAGGCTGACGCTCGCAAAAGAAGGCGGAGCACCACTGGTCGATTTTATTATTGGTAAGGAAGTTCCTGAACAGCCAAACGAGTATTACGTCCGCAAAGTGGACGAAGACTCCGTGTATCGGACCAAACTCAATGTGGATCTCTCCTCAGAATTTTCTGACTGGATTGAACCTGATTTGCTGAAAGTGGAACGAGACCGGCTGGTTGAAATCATTGTCAATAAATATTCAATTGACGAACGACAACGGCGGATTGTGAACCGGGAACTGGCCACACTGAAACGTAAAAAATCGACTGATCCCTGGGAGTTGGAAGGTTTGAATAAAGAAACCGAAAAGCTCAATACCAGTGATGTCAACCAGATGATCAATACGTTAAGCGATTTAAAAATCCAGGGTATTCGTCCCAAACCTCCTGGCATTGCCAAGGAATTGAAAACGTCTGGAAACCTGAGACTTGATCCTCTCGATTTTGTAGATCTGCAAAGTAAGGGTTTTATCCTGGCCAGTGACCCCCAGGGAAATCAACAGCTGGTCTCTAATGAAGGCGAAGTGATTGTCGCCACAAATCAAGGCGTCTTGTATTCACTCTACTTCGGAGAAATATTTACTGGTAGTACTCTGGATATTGAAGCAGGAAACAGCGCTAAAAAGAAAGAAGAAAAACCAAAAGAAAAAGCAGACGCTTCTGATTCAGAGGAAAAAAAAGACTCGGAGGAAAAAGAAGACGAAAAGACGGATGATGGTGCCTTAAAAACCAGTCGCTATTTATTCGTGACTGTTTCGTTTGATCCTTCCTTTGTTGGTGATCCTCCACAAAAACCAGAAGAGCCCCAAAAATCTGCGGGGCTCAAAGAAAAAAAGGCGGAAGATAAAAAGAAAGTCGATACCAAACCTGCTGACAAAAAAGAAGACACCCCTAAAGAGAACACAAAGAAAGAAGAAGAAAAACCGACACCTGAAGAAGAATACGAAATCGCGATGAAAAAGTATCAGTCAGAACTCAAGACTTATGAAAAGAAGTTGAAAGAGTATGACGAGAAAGTGGTGAAGGGTAATGAAATCGTACAAAAACTGAATGAACGTTTTGCAGACTGGTATTATGTGATTTCTGCTAAGAGCTTTGAAACTCTGAGAATGTCACGCAAAGCACTAATTGAACCCATTGAGAAACCCAAGGAGGAAAGCAGCAAAACAACTCCTCCAGCGGGTGCTGGCAAACCAGCAGCCAAGAATGGTAAACCAGCCCCAAAACCAAATGCTGGTTCTAGGAAACCCAAACCATCACCCAACAAGAAACCAGGTCCTTCGAAGAAGGAATCTGACCCCCAACCGAAAAAGAAGCCAGCCAAACAGCCCACGGAGACAAAAGAGTCTGGCACAGCAAAAGATCCCAAAGCAAAACCAAAAGGACCGTCTCAACCCAAAACGCCTCAAAAAAACTGA
- a CDS encoding thioredoxin family protein, producing the protein MQRLQTKNQWILTCLLTVLLVGLFFDLSQAETKTRSASQTEDPINWHTDLETAHQASLKSNKPIFIVFDASWCTYCRKLEKDTLSDPRMAKYLNQAFEPVHLDFDKDREIANVLKVKSIPCTVILSSEADLLARQIGYSKVPRYHAMLEKARKLQAVIRHIEYSKGR; encoded by the coding sequence ATGCAAAGACTTCAAACTAAAAATCAATGGATCCTGACTTGCTTATTGACTGTCCTGTTAGTGGGATTGTTTTTCGATCTCTCTCAGGCAGAAACGAAAACGCGTTCAGCAAGTCAGACGGAAGATCCTATTAACTGGCATACGGATCTGGAAACAGCACATCAAGCTTCATTAAAAAGCAATAAGCCAATTTTTATTGTCTTTGATGCCAGTTGGTGTACTTACTGCCGAAAGCTGGAAAAAGATACACTTTCTGACCCCAGAATGGCTAAATACCTCAATCAAGCCTTCGAGCCAGTTCATCTGGATTTTGATAAAGATCGAGAAATTGCCAACGTTCTGAAGGTAAAATCGATACCCTGTACTGTCATTCTCAGCTCAGAGGCAGATCTCTTGGCACGGCAGATCGGTTATTCGAAAGTCCCTCGATATCACGCGATGCTGGAAAAAGCCCGTAAATTACAGGCCGTTATTCGACACATCGAATACTCAAAAGGACGCTAA